One segment of Paenibacillus sp. FSL R7-0337 DNA contains the following:
- a CDS encoding TrmB family transcriptional regulator, translating to MIEALRKLGLSDLEARCYLALHGQPPSSGYEVAKQVSVSRSNVYAALRSLVDKGVCRTVEGEPVTFAAIPVRQVVKLLQAEFERTARLLENELTHLPAVPPFFSNWKGDAQVDLAVKRLAANASAEILVDIWAEDLHRIEDTLHAAEERGIAVHLMVIGDITTALSRVIVHSVPAGGPKTARNFSLLLDKETSLLGSFTRHSQASALESNHPAVLDVLQTSYYHDVVMMRIEQDFAPELEARYGKNYSLIFQEHPEMRGRKPEPASEPNPDRLEDDIH from the coding sequence ATGATTGAAGCATTACGCAAGCTTGGCTTATCCGATCTGGAAGCCCGCTGCTATCTCGCGCTGCACGGCCAGCCGCCCTCCTCGGGCTATGAGGTCGCCAAGCAGGTGTCCGTGTCCCGGTCCAATGTATACGCCGCGCTGCGCAGTCTAGTCGATAAAGGAGTCTGCCGGACAGTCGAAGGTGAGCCGGTTACCTTCGCTGCAATTCCGGTCCGGCAGGTCGTTAAGCTGCTTCAGGCGGAATTTGAGCGCACAGCCCGCCTGCTGGAGAACGAGCTGACCCACCTGCCTGCTGTACCGCCCTTCTTCAGCAACTGGAAAGGAGACGCACAGGTCGATCTGGCGGTAAAGCGCCTTGCTGCCAATGCCAGCGCAGAAATTCTGGTAGATATCTGGGCGGAGGATCTGCACCGGATAGAAGACACACTGCATGCCGCCGAAGAACGGGGCATTGCCGTCCACCTGATGGTGATAGGTGACATAACTACAGCGCTGTCGCGTGTCATTGTACATAGCGTACCGGCAGGCGGGCCGAAGACCGCCCGGAATTTCTCGCTCCTGCTGGATAAGGAGACCTCGCTTCTGGGCAGCTTCACCCGCCATTCGCAGGCTTCGGCCCTGGAGAGCAACCATCCCGCTGTGCTGGATGTGCTGCAGACGTCTTATTATCACGATGTCGTGATGATGCGCATAGAGCAAGATTTCGCACCGGAGCTGGAGGCACGTTACGGCAAGAATTACTCCTTAATATTCCAGGAACACCCTGAGATGCGCGGGCGGAAGCCGGAACCCGCATCTGAACCCAATCCCGATCGCTTGGAGGATGACATCCATTGA
- a CDS encoding lysozyme inhibitor LprI family protein, whose amino-acid sequence MRRATLTTMLISSLLMAGCGNNEAANGGMAATPETGQAATVSPEVTPEPATEATAEPAPEATAQAPAQTAAPEATPKASASAGEPLRQTYFDKLDKIEEGLSDLKSLSDSGVMTDMKAAASKEHERWDKALNEIYQTLKEQLPEAEMAKLKEEQLSWIKERDKTAEEAAAKYKGGTMEGLEYAATLASVTKERCYKLVELYMK is encoded by the coding sequence ATGCGGAGAGCAACTCTAACAACCATGCTCATCTCCAGTCTGCTAATGGCTGGCTGCGGCAATAACGAGGCGGCGAATGGCGGTATGGCGGCTACTCCAGAGACCGGACAGGCAGCGACGGTAAGCCCGGAGGTTACGCCTGAACCCGCAACTGAAGCTACCGCAGAGCCTGCACCGGAAGCTACGGCACAGGCACCAGCGCAGACGGCCGCACCGGAAGCCACGCCGAAGGCCAGTGCGTCGGCAGGGGAACCCTTGCGGCAGACTTATTTTGACAAGCTGGATAAGATTGAAGAAGGACTTAGTGATCTGAAGTCTCTGTCGGACAGCGGCGTCATGACTGATATGAAGGCGGCCGCCTCCAAGGAGCATGAACGCTGGGACAAGGCGTTGAATGAAATCTACCAGACGCTCAAGGAGCAGCTTCCCGAAGCCGAAATGGCGAAACTGAAAGAGGAGCAGCTAAGCTGGATCAAGGAACGCGATAAGACAGCAGAAGAAGCGGCTGCCAAATATAAGGGCGGAACGATGGAGGGGCTGGAGTACGCGGCGACCTTGGCTTCAGTGACGAAGGAGCGTTGTTATAAGCTGGTGGAGTTGTATATGAAGTAA
- a CDS encoding DUF1835 domain-containing protein, with protein sequence MAKAHGVSNERMEQEFVHILFGMSDAGSLKVTLSAIGIRETNHVLAFNELFSIGPLSGLDTVPGMQNRHLWMMERDEEYSIIQHHNQENRLVHMVQTVKSIPHHKIIVIWVADNAHDQTGLRFVLHVLRERIQPVHMVNVTELYHSAAIHSTEGFVPFYRGAIDRESYLSIVKKYSQGLPLESDQRRSYELDWLRLAEENQMLRLWKDAAIISCDENALDELILRSVIELEVEQERNQVRKGFVSAASVFIRVFEISQQFLGTSFILHRMRVLVNRGVLVSHGDSGDLNQFLLKRAQIY encoded by the coding sequence ATGGCAAAGGCACACGGAGTTTCAAATGAACGAATGGAACAAGAATTTGTACATATTCTTTTCGGCATGTCGGATGCAGGTTCCTTAAAAGTAACGCTCAGTGCTATTGGTATACGTGAGACTAACCACGTACTGGCTTTTAATGAATTATTCTCAATTGGGCCTTTATCAGGATTGGACACAGTACCCGGAATGCAGAACAGGCATCTATGGATGATGGAACGTGATGAGGAGTACAGTATTATCCAGCATCACAACCAAGAGAATCGGCTTGTCCATATGGTTCAGACCGTGAAGAGCATCCCGCACCACAAGATCATCGTCATTTGGGTGGCAGATAATGCGCATGACCAGACTGGGCTGCGTTTCGTATTGCATGTATTGCGGGAGCGTATACAGCCAGTGCATATGGTTAATGTGACTGAGCTATATCATTCAGCCGCAATTCATAGCACAGAGGGTTTCGTACCCTTTTATAGAGGTGCAATCGATCGGGAGAGTTACTTGTCTATCGTGAAGAAATATAGTCAAGGCCTCCCTCTTGAATCTGATCAGAGAAGGAGCTACGAATTGGATTGGCTCAGGCTGGCGGAGGAAAATCAAATGCTGCGTCTGTGGAAAGATGCCGCCATTATTAGCTGTGATGAAAACGCGCTGGATGAGTTAATTCTGAGGTCCGTTATTGAACTGGAAGTGGAGCAAGAGCGCAATCAGGTCAGGAAGGGGTTTGTAAGTGCAGCGAGTGTCTTCATCCGCGTGTTCGAAATCTCGCAGCAGTTCTTGGGCACTTCATTTATACTCCATAGAATGCGGGTATTGGTTAACCGGGGCGTCTTGGTGTCCCACGGAGATTCAGGGGATTTGAATCAATTCTTGCTGAAGCGGGCACAAATTTATTAA
- a CDS encoding SGNH/GDSL hydrolase family protein: MGRKKRSVQKSLLTFLLSCLLVLPLALPPAPAHAASTGNLPARQAEYLDHGLVAVLTDGGVFVSWRYLNTDSDEIAYNVYKNGMKVNPAPIIDSTNYVDTTGADSSQYQISTIVAGKEEMQPERAAVWHNSYLPIPLDKPEGGRTKDGGTYSYYAGDASVGDLDGDGEYEIVFLWSPSNSKDNSQAGYTGNVYIDAVKMDGTKLWRIDLGVNIRAGAHYSQLMVYDLDGNGKAEVVVKTADGTKDGQGTVIGDGTKDYRNDGGYILSGPEYLTLFDGLTGAAVSTVDYDPPRGNVSAWGDGYGNRVDRFLAGIAYLDGVKPSVVMARGYYTRTTLTAYDYTNGELVKRWNFDTNEAGAQYEAQGNHNLSVLDADGDGRDEIMYGALAIDDDGTLLYSTGLGHGDAMHAGKLDPNREGYQVVSVHEHKDAAYGLEMRDAATGEILWGQFTGKDTGRGMSADIDPEHPGYESWASNIVNGQMDPLSRGYAADGQVIYEQNEVPRSANFAIWWDGDLQRELFDHDWNNTTAQGIPLIYKWDYRNKQLKEIFRAAGALTNNHTKGNPALQADLLGDWREELLMRSEDSTEYRLYTTTIPTTYRIPTLMQDPVYRLGIAWQNVAYNQPPLTGFYLGTEATAFPKANLTLTGAPQPLEQLYHFGFGTEPPAGTTSVQTTPYTEGTGYGFESISGITLGAGHASLPENTKFAVDLPNANYKVTLKLGSGDRDSNVGVKSEFVQKLALTQIPAGTPLLYSYDIAVVDGQLEFIFSGKAADVQEIKIEKYPQKMPGAGTTIYMAGDSTMQSYSGIQAPQEGWGQQFGNYFSSGVTIQNDAIGGRSSKSFMVDGRLDSILQQIRPGDYFFISFGHNDASVGIPDRYASPADYAAYLTRYVNGAKQRGATPVLLTPVGRRDFNTITQEFNVSFPEYVKAAQETAAALNVPLIDLSQLSIADYNRIGLAATEKLFLYANPGEYPKYPNGVSDNTHFSTYGAQVIAGLVAGAVKDMGLSISPFVIDPGITEPEPEPEVQRYEENFEGDPAAAQYSMVNATGTAGTMAGTVTGENGNKVLSVTGSGSGNRAKVFRLFDAVNGDIVNVDFNWHSGNVGAVPSEGHLTLQDANENLIFTLLTKTGAASPNTNIHYFTGPYTPDYGTGTTAIPGGGTATNIPKNQWVNVKLKIDFAGKTLDLTLTSLANPSVTQTIRDIPLSPGVYANNVRGLRFLGTRKGGGGTLNWTTQIDNVKIEGTKLPAAAGDMAALIALHKEVKAIDLASYTEASVAVVHRALSAAEALIGTTASQAQINHAVNMLTVARDSLTSEAVGDISTYAFDFGSGSVADGYTKVDAKRAYIEGNAYGFADTALVQDENRGTGNPLTEDFTRVNGTSFLVEMKPANYRVTMTIGDTQEVTQTAVTVEQMNKMPVATIPAGQFKEVTYDVALIDGAFNFSFSGSTPKINALKIERLPEQGAADKPTLYLASDSTVANYAENYRPQAGWGETLGRYFDTDKIVIDNRAVGGLSSKTFLNGGYLNDILLGIHEGDYLFMQWSHNDSTPSRPERYLTPEQFKVYLKEYINGAVQRGAIPVVVTPVNRRDFSGEVLNKSFPAYVQAMKETAQETGTLLVDLNQASWEYFQELGTEGTKSIFMWTGTTEDNTHLQMNGAIKVSELVAGLVKELNIPLSALVTLQGEQTDQTPPHTAAAVKGAEQNGWYTSAAEVTFTASDEQSGVDQTYFKVNGGELQTGSKLTISEEGKHTLTYWSVDKAGNKEAGQTLAVAVDLSPPAVVIQGETQYTIDQQVGISYTASDSVSGVAEPSGELLNTPAYTLEPGLHRVTANVSDFAGRETNVDFSYSVYATFASLAELTRTFAGESADPGAAALAEQLIGKLMQSEQAAGAREGSKARSLLAAYSQEVSSGAAAAFTVEQGNVLTRWAAWISQSIPLADSAPGMPVLSDNNGHDTGLRDGDYTVTMNLWWGNNGTRFKLFENGEKIEEGALTDQSPSAQSVQIDISGRQNGTYVYTLELSNPHGSVTSAPLTVTVTDASPGQAVLSGDNWDGDGSYAVTMNLWWGTNAVEYQLYENGVLVDTQTLQAHTPDAQSVVSTISGKTPGTYEYEAVLRNAAGESRSAKLIVTVRK, translated from the coding sequence ATGGGTAGAAAAAAGAGGTCTGTTCAGAAATCATTGCTCACATTCTTATTATCCTGTCTGCTGGTCTTACCGCTTGCTCTCCCGCCCGCACCGGCACATGCAGCTTCTACCGGAAATCTTCCTGCCCGGCAGGCAGAATATCTGGACCATGGCTTGGTGGCAGTTCTGACGGATGGCGGCGTCTTTGTGAGCTGGAGGTACTTGAATACGGATTCAGATGAAATCGCTTACAATGTCTATAAGAACGGGATGAAGGTGAACCCGGCACCGATCATAGACTCTACCAACTATGTGGATACTACGGGGGCGGACAGCTCGCAATATCAGATTTCAACGATTGTTGCCGGGAAGGAGGAGATGCAGCCCGAGCGGGCGGCGGTGTGGCATAACTCCTATCTGCCGATTCCGCTCGATAAGCCTGAGGGTGGCCGGACCAAAGACGGGGGGACGTATTCCTATTACGCCGGAGATGCCTCTGTTGGGGATCTGGACGGGGACGGGGAATACGAGATCGTTTTCTTGTGGAGTCCCAGCAATTCGAAGGATAATTCACAAGCTGGCTATACAGGGAACGTCTACATCGATGCGGTCAAAATGGACGGCACCAAGCTCTGGCGCATTGACCTTGGCGTGAACATCCGGGCCGGGGCGCACTATTCGCAGCTGATGGTGTATGACCTGGACGGCAACGGCAAAGCCGAGGTGGTGGTCAAAACAGCGGACGGCACCAAAGACGGGCAGGGTACAGTCATCGGTGACGGCACCAAGGATTACCGCAACGACGGAGGTTATATCCTCAGCGGGCCGGAATATCTGACGCTGTTCGACGGCCTCACAGGCGCTGCTGTATCCACCGTGGACTATGATCCGCCAAGAGGCAATGTCAGCGCCTGGGGAGACGGATATGGCAACCGTGTCGACCGGTTCCTGGCCGGAATTGCTTACTTGGACGGCGTGAAGCCAAGCGTGGTTATGGCCCGTGGCTATTATACAAGAACAACGCTTACCGCCTACGACTACACGAATGGCGAATTGGTGAAGCGCTGGAACTTCGACACAAACGAGGCTGGCGCACAATACGAAGCACAAGGCAATCATAACCTTAGTGTGCTGGATGCAGATGGTGACGGCAGAGATGAGATCATGTATGGTGCGCTGGCGATAGATGATGACGGCACACTGCTGTATAGCACCGGTCTTGGTCACGGAGATGCGATGCATGCCGGGAAGCTCGATCCGAACCGGGAGGGGTATCAGGTCGTCAGTGTGCATGAGCATAAGGATGCTGCTTACGGGCTGGAGATGCGCGATGCGGCAACAGGCGAGATTCTCTGGGGCCAATTCACCGGAAAAGATACCGGACGGGGAATGTCGGCGGATATCGATCCGGAGCATCCCGGCTATGAGTCTTGGGCGTCCAACATCGTGAACGGGCAGATGGACCCGTTATCCCGAGGCTACGCAGCTGACGGTCAGGTGATCTATGAACAGAATGAAGTACCGCGAAGCGCGAATTTCGCCATCTGGTGGGATGGGGATCTTCAGCGGGAGCTGTTCGACCACGACTGGAATAACACTACAGCACAAGGCATTCCGCTGATTTACAAGTGGGATTACCGGAATAAGCAGCTGAAGGAGATTTTTCGGGCGGCAGGTGCGCTAACCAATAATCATACCAAAGGCAACCCGGCCCTTCAGGCGGACCTGCTGGGCGATTGGCGTGAAGAGCTGCTGATGCGCAGTGAAGACAGTACGGAGTACAGACTCTATACCACAACAATTCCTACAACCTACAGAATCCCTACGCTTATGCAAGATCCGGTGTACCGGCTGGGGATTGCCTGGCAGAATGTGGCGTACAACCAGCCGCCGCTCACCGGCTTCTATCTTGGGACGGAGGCAACGGCATTCCCCAAAGCCAATCTGACACTAACCGGCGCGCCACAACCGCTGGAGCAGCTATACCACTTCGGGTTCGGTACGGAGCCTCCAGCCGGAACAACTTCTGTGCAGACTACGCCTTACACGGAGGGAACGGGGTATGGTTTCGAGAGCATAAGCGGAATCACCTTGGGCGCGGGCCATGCTTCCCTGCCGGAGAATACCAAGTTTGCGGTGGACCTGCCGAATGCCAATTACAAGGTGACGCTCAAGCTGGGCAGCGGAGACAGAGACTCGAACGTCGGGGTCAAATCTGAATTTGTGCAAAAGCTGGCGCTCACTCAAATCCCTGCCGGAACACCATTGCTCTATTCCTATGATATTGCAGTGGTTGACGGCCAGTTAGAATTCATCTTCTCCGGCAAGGCTGCCGATGTGCAGGAGATTAAGATCGAGAAGTACCCCCAGAAGATGCCGGGAGCCGGAACAACCATCTATATGGCCGGAGATTCCACGATGCAGTCCTACAGCGGGATACAGGCTCCGCAGGAAGGCTGGGGCCAGCAATTCGGTAACTACTTCAGCAGCGGAGTAACGATCCAGAATGATGCCATCGGCGGCAGAAGCAGCAAGTCGTTCATGGTGGATGGCCGTCTGGATAGTATTCTGCAGCAGATCAGGCCGGGCGATTACTTCTTCATCTCCTTCGGCCATAATGATGCAAGTGTAGGCATCCCTGACCGTTATGCCTCTCCGGCAGATTATGCAGCGTACTTGACCCGCTACGTGAACGGAGCCAAGCAGCGCGGGGCCACTCCGGTTCTGTTAACGCCGGTAGGACGCAGGGACTTCAATACGATCACTCAGGAATTCAACGTAAGCTTTCCGGAATATGTGAAGGCGGCTCAAGAAACAGCGGCTGCACTGAACGTCCCGCTAATTGATCTGAGCCAGCTCAGCATTGCAGATTACAACCGGATCGGCCTGGCCGCTACGGAGAAGCTGTTCCTCTATGCTAATCCTGGGGAATATCCGAAGTATCCGAACGGAGTCAGCGATAATACCCATTTCAGCACCTATGGGGCACAGGTCATTGCCGGTCTGGTGGCTGGCGCAGTGAAGGACATGGGCCTTAGCATATCCCCGTTCGTGATTGATCCCGGTATTACCGAGCCGGAGCCAGAGCCGGAGGTACAGCGGTATGAGGAGAATTTCGAGGGCGATCCGGCTGCTGCCCAATACTCGATGGTGAATGCTACAGGCACTGCCGGAACTATGGCGGGGACGGTTACTGGGGAGAACGGGAACAAGGTATTGTCTGTGACGGGTTCCGGCTCCGGCAACCGCGCCAAGGTATTCCGCTTATTCGATGCGGTGAACGGCGACATTGTGAATGTCGATTTCAACTGGCATTCCGGCAATGTGGGCGCTGTCCCATCGGAGGGGCATCTGACTCTGCAGGATGCGAATGAGAATCTGATTTTCACCCTGCTCACCAAGACCGGAGCGGCAAGTCCGAATACGAACATTCATTATTTTACTGGTCCGTATACACCTGACTATGGTACCGGCACCACTGCCATTCCAGGGGGCGGGACAGCTACGAATATTCCCAAGAATCAGTGGGTGAATGTCAAGCTGAAGATTGATTTTGCCGGAAAAACCCTTGATCTCACCTTGACAAGTCTCGCTAATCCAAGTGTCACCCAGACGATCCGTGATATTCCGCTGAGTCCTGGCGTGTATGCCAATAACGTTAGGGGCTTGCGGTTCCTGGGTACGCGAAAAGGAGGAGGAGGCACGCTGAATTGGACCACCCAGATCGACAACGTAAAAATTGAAGGCACGAAGCTGCCGGCGGCAGCAGGCGATATGGCGGCGTTGATTGCGCTGCACAAGGAAGTTAAAGCTATCGACCTGGCATCCTACACGGAAGCCTCTGTAGCTGTGGTGCATAGAGCCTTGAGCGCTGCCGAGGCGCTGATCGGAACAACAGCCTCGCAGGCGCAGATCAATCATGCGGTGAATATGCTGACGGTCGCGCGCGATTCATTGACCAGCGAGGCTGTGGGTGATATTAGCACATACGCCTTTGATTTTGGCTCCGGCAGCGTAGCAGACGGCTACACGAAGGTAGATGCCAAACGGGCTTATATTGAAGGGAACGCCTATGGTTTTGCCGACACCGCGCTGGTCCAGGACGAGAACCGGGGAACCGGCAATCCGCTAACCGAGGACTTTACCCGTGTGAACGGCACTTCGTTTCTGGTGGAGATGAAGCCGGCGAATTACCGGGTGACGATGACCATTGGGGATACGCAAGAAGTGACCCAGACTGCTGTTACAGTGGAGCAAATGAACAAGATGCCGGTCGCCACTATCCCGGCAGGCCAATTCAAGGAAGTGACGTATGATGTCGCCCTGATCGATGGCGCATTTAACTTCAGCTTCTCCGGCAGTACGCCGAAGATCAACGCGCTGAAGATTGAGCGCCTGCCGGAGCAGGGGGCGGCCGATAAGCCGACTCTATATTTGGCGAGCGATTCCACCGTGGCCAATTATGCGGAGAACTACCGTCCGCAGGCGGGGTGGGGCGAGACGCTGGGCCGTTATTTTGACACCGACAAGATTGTCATTGATAACCGGGCAGTCGGCGGACTAAGCAGCAAAACCTTTCTGAACGGCGGATATCTAAACGATATTCTGCTAGGCATTCATGAAGGGGATTATCTGTTCATGCAGTGGTCGCATAATGATTCGACGCCGTCCCGGCCGGAACGTTATCTTACCCCGGAGCAGTTCAAGGTGTATCTGAAAGAATATATTAACGGTGCTGTGCAGAGAGGTGCGATTCCAGTAGTAGTTACACCAGTGAACCGGAGGGATTTCAGCGGTGAGGTGCTGAACAAAAGCTTCCCGGCCTACGTACAGGCGATGAAGGAAACGGCGCAGGAGACGGGGACGCTGCTGGTGGATTTGAATCAGGCCAGCTGGGAGTATTTTCAGGAGCTGGGTACAGAGGGCACCAAGTCCATCTTCATGTGGACGGGAACCACGGAGGACAATACCCATCTGCAGATGAACGGTGCGATTAAGGTATCTGAGCTGGTAGCAGGGCTTGTGAAGGAGCTGAACATTCCGTTGTCCGCCTTAGTTACTCTTCAAGGAGAGCAAACGGACCAGACCCCGCCGCATACGGCTGCGGCAGTGAAGGGAGCGGAGCAGAACGGCTGGTACACATCGGCGGCAGAAGTGACGTTCACCGCGAGCGATGAGCAGTCAGGGGTTGACCAGACGTATTTCAAGGTGAACGGCGGAGAGCTTCAGACCGGCAGCAAGCTGACGATAAGTGAGGAGGGCAAGCATACCCTGACCTATTGGAGTGTGGATAAAGCCGGTAATAAGGAGGCGGGGCAGACACTGGCGGTGGCTGTTGACCTATCGCCTCCGGCGGTTGTCATTCAGGGAGAGACACAGTATACGATTGATCAGCAGGTCGGGATTAGCTATACGGCTTCCGATTCGGTGTCTGGAGTAGCGGAACCAAGCGGCGAGTTACTGAATACACCTGCGTATACACTTGAACCCGGTCTGCATAGGGTGACGGCCAATGTTAGTGATTTTGCAGGCCGTGAGACTAATGTAGACTTCAGTTACAGTGTTTACGCTACGTTTGCGAGTCTGGCTGAATTGACCCGTACCTTCGCGGGTGAATCGGCTGACCCGGGTGCGGCAGCGCTTGCAGAGCAACTAATTGGTAAGCTTATGCAGTCGGAGCAAGCGGCAGGGGCGCGTGAAGGGTCGAAGGCCCGCTCGCTGCTTGCAGCATACAGCCAGGAAGTCAGCTCTGGGGCCGCTGCGGCTTTTACAGTGGAACAAGGGAATGTGCTCACCAGATGGGCCGCATGGATCAGCCAGAGTATTCCGCTTGCGGACAGCGCTCCAGGTATGCCTGTATTGTCGGATAATAACGGGCATGATACGGGGCTGCGGGACGGCGATTATACGGTTACGATGAATCTCTGGTGGGGCAATAATGGCACACGCTTCAAGCTCTTTGAGAATGGAGAAAAGATTGAAGAAGGCGCACTTACAGACCAGTCACCGTCTGCCCAGTCTGTACAGATCGATATTTCCGGCAGGCAGAATGGGACTTATGTCTATACGCTGGAGCTGAGCAACCCGCACGGATCGGTGACCAGCGCACCCTTGACGGTGACAGTCACCGATGCTTCCCCTGGGCAAGCGGTATTATCGGGTGATAACTGGGATGGGGACGGCAGCTATGCGGTTACGATGAATCTGTGGTGGGGAACGAATGCGGTGGAATACCAGCTGTATGAGAATGGCGTATTGGTTGATACCCAGACTCTACAGGCGCATACCCCGGATGCCCAGTCCGTAGTATCTACAATCTCCGGCAAAACACCCGGAACCTATGAATACGAAGCCGTCCTGCGCAACGCGGCAGGTGAGTCCAGATCCGCGAAGTTGATAGTAACGGTGCGGAAGTGA
- a CDS encoding BNR-4 repeat-containing protein codes for MKQIRKLQKDRKPKRIKHWMLALVMTLLLTVVPAGTGSAAAVLEEVPFPVDSSNQAGWWSPLATYGLGYEYAYMAYNGPGSIPGKHTVAIARRDNDGLWSKLPLMDGTTPAEYLDDLGHNQPSMARDGSGRFHVFASMHSNAWRYYRSDTVGGIPQSHSADLPAGMTVTYPVVTTAPNGDLYLLVRVDKDLAGKREAVLLRWNNADSVWTQVKTIAAHLNRSVYPDDLVFDANGDLHILFEWAYFAASPLRHQLSYLKYSPSTGIFSKADGTPVTAPVSLTTADIVQPMAPSEAYVQSGSDPGGPGVQSAKMTLDSTDRPVIAYRYREESSTSFAVKQATYGAGGWNLQTVYNAAPTNAAIDVTWTGTAARIYYVKSSGTDRAFMAVNTGGGWTESSLAPGIPVERLAVDRSPKGIDTLYLVDVTNLKLYYGRNN; via the coding sequence TTGAAGCAGATCAGAAAGTTACAAAAGGACCGAAAGCCAAAGCGGATCAAACATTGGATGCTTGCTCTAGTAATGACGCTGCTGCTTACCGTAGTGCCTGCGGGGACGGGGAGCGCGGCGGCTGTGCTGGAGGAAGTACCTTTTCCGGTGGATTCCAGCAATCAGGCCGGCTGGTGGTCTCCTCTTGCCACTTATGGGCTGGGCTATGAGTATGCTTATATGGCCTATAATGGTCCGGGTTCGATCCCCGGCAAGCATACGGTAGCTATTGCAAGAAGAGACAACGACGGACTATGGAGCAAGCTTCCGCTCATGGACGGGACAACCCCTGCAGAATATCTGGACGATCTCGGGCATAACCAGCCTTCTATGGCGAGGGACGGGAGCGGGCGGTTCCACGTTTTTGCTTCCATGCACAGCAATGCCTGGCGCTATTACCGCTCAGATACCGTGGGCGGAATTCCGCAGAGCCACTCGGCCGATCTGCCTGCAGGTATGACGGTAACCTATCCGGTAGTGACGACTGCTCCGAATGGCGATCTGTATTTGCTGGTGCGTGTCGATAAAGACCTGGCTGGCAAAAGAGAGGCTGTTCTGCTGCGCTGGAACAATGCCGACTCCGTATGGACTCAGGTCAAGACCATTGCGGCGCATCTGAACCGGTCTGTCTATCCGGATGACCTGGTCTTTGACGCGAATGGCGATCTGCATATCTTGTTCGAGTGGGCGTACTTCGCTGCCAGCCCGCTGCGCCATCAATTGTCCTATCTGAAGTACAGCCCGTCCACGGGCATATTCAGCAAAGCGGACGGAACTCCGGTTACAGCGCCAGTCTCCCTGACTACGGCAGATATTGTGCAGCCTATGGCTCCAAGCGAAGCCTATGTGCAGAGTGGCAGCGACCCCGGCGGTCCGGGCGTACAGAGCGCCAAGATGACGCTTGATTCAACGGATCGTCCGGTGATCGCTTACCGTTACCGTGAGGAGAGCAGCACAAGCTTTGCTGTGAAGCAGGCGACTTACGGTGCAGGAGGCTGGAACTTGCAGACCGTCTATAACGCTGCTCCTACCAACGCGGCGATCGATGTGACCTGGACCGGAACAGCAGCCAGAATCTATTATGTCAAAAGCAGCGGAACTGACCGGGCGTTCATGGCAGTGAATACCGGCGGAGGCTGGACGGAGAGCTCGCTTGCACCGGGTATCCCGGTTGAACGGCTGGCCGTAGACCGCAGTCCGAAGGGCATTGACACCTTGTATCTGGTAGATGTAACGAACCTTAAGCTCTACTATGGGCGAAATAACTAG